In one Grus americana isolate bGruAme1 chromosome 1, bGruAme1.mat, whole genome shotgun sequence genomic region, the following are encoded:
- the BAIAP2L2 gene encoding brain-specific angiogenesis inhibitor 1-associated protein 2-like protein 2, giving the protein MDLSYRSTISIYKSILEQFNPALENLVYLGNNYLRAFHALSKAAEVYFKAIEKIGEQALQSSTSHMLGEILMQMSDMQRLLSSDLEVVAQTFHVDLLQHMEKNTKMDVQFISESQKQYELEYQRRATNLDKCMAELWRMERARDKNVREMKENVMRLRSEMQAFVSESQREAELEEKRRYRFLAEKHQMLYNTLLQFYSRARGMIQTKAPRWKEQLEASRNPSNSHSQGLLTASHGQGYPSGRLTPTHLDTPQRPLGDFGSPMTGSRSSIFSPEPPEMTLSPQPEPPRRPLRRTPSAGLLPTGRTSRSGSFGEASSGSEGRRRSGMVRVQAIVPHTTGANRTLLRFDPGDVITVLMPDAQNGWLYGKLEGSSTCGWFPEAYVKPLEDAREIEEPATRSFPLRSSHSMDDILDRPSTPSSSNYWPAAAQPSLPNPPPLSVGASSHHSGVATPVSSGSKKSGVFDQPPELFPRGTNPFATVKLRPTVTNDRSAPVIR; this is encoded by the exons ATGGACCTGTCCTACAGATCCACCATCTCCATCTATAAG AGCATCCTGGAGCAGTTCAACCCTGCGCTGGAGAACCTGGTGTACCTGGGGAACAACTACCTGCGTGCCTTCCACG cATTATCCAAAGCAGCTGAAGTGTATTTTAAGGCAATCGAGAAGATTGGGGAGCAAGCGCTGCAGAGTTCCACCTCACACATGCTGG GTGAAATTCTGATGCAGATGTCCGACATGCAGAGACTCCTGAGCTCTGATTTGGAGGTTGTG GCTCAGACCTTCCACGTGGACCTGCTGCAGCACATGGAGAAGAACACCAAAATGGATGTGCAGTTCATCAGT GAGAGCCAGAAGCAGTACGAGCTGGAGTACCAGCGCAGAGCCACCAACCTGGATAAGTGCATGGCAGAGCTGTGGAGAATGGAGAGGGCCCGTGATAAAAATGTCCGGGAGATGAAG GAGAACGTGATGCGACTGCGCTCGGAGATGCAGGCATTTGTCTCCGAGAGCCAGAGGGaggctgagctggaggagaaacGCCGCTACCGCTTCCTGGCTGAAAAGCACCAGATGCTCTACAACACTCTCCTTCAGTTTTACAGCAGG gcCCGGGGCATGATCCAGACCAAGGCGCCACGGTggaaggagcagctggaggccagtcgCAACCCCTCAAACAGCCACTCGCAGGGTCTTCTCACGGCTTCCCACGGCCAGGGGTATCCATCGGGACGGCTCACCCCCACCCACCTTGACACG CCCCAGAGACCCCTTGGAGACTTTGGTTCTCCCATGACTGGGAGTAGATCCAGCATCTTCTCTCCGGAGCCTCCAGAAATGACACTGTCTCCTCAACCAGAGCCCCCCAGGCGACCACTGCGGAGGACACCATCAGCCG GTTTGCTCCCTACGGGCCGTACCTCCCGTTCGGGTTCTTTCGGTGAGGCCAGCAGCGGCagtgaaggcaggaggaggagtggCATGGTGAGAGTGCAGGCTATCGTGCCCCACACAACGGGTGCCAACCGGACCCTGCTACGGTTTGACCCCGGGGATGTCATCACGGTGCTGATGCCGGACGCGCAGAATGGCTGGCTGTATGGCAAGCTGGAGGGCTCGTCCAC ATGCGGCTGGTTCCCTGAAGCTTATGTCAAGCCTCTGGAGGATGCGAGGGAGATTGAGGAGCCAGCCACCAG ATCCTTCCCATTGCGAAGCAGTCACAGTATGGATGACATCCTGGACCGTCCCAGCACCCCTTCCTCTAGCAATTACtggcctgctgctgctcagcccagTTTGCCGAACCCACCTCCCCTGTCAGTGGGTGCCAGCAGTCACCACAGTGGGGTGGCCACCCCAGTCAGTTCTGGCTCCAAG aaaTCAGGAGTATTTGACCAGCCCCCTGAGCTGTTCCCACG aGGTACCAACCCCTTTGCCACAGTCAAGCTGCGTCCCACGGTCACCAACGACCGCTCGGCACCCGTCATCCGATGA